Proteins encoded together in one Calditerricola satsumensis window:
- a CDS encoding ABC transporter ATP-binding protein, with the protein MRELWELREIVWRNRWRYAAGLLSVLLVDLLQLAIPKVLERVTDALKSGQAGPRFLLWHIGLLLVLATGIFVFRYFWRWFVFGVARTIEYELRNRLMAHYLHLDAAWHQQRKVGDLMAHATNDIPLVRFAFGGGMVMAVDAAILISLTVFMMAFTIDAKLTAVALLPMPLLAAVALFFGRAVHRRTREAQEAFSHLTDEVQEALSGLRVLKAFALEAQMQRRFAAVAESARNRNLAVARVQALFQPLVQLLFGLSLLLTLAYGGALVIRGVITLGEFVAFTAYLGLLTWPMLAIGWMINVFQRGAAAMARLNAIFAERPTVRDDARAVTKAAEGGKTDPGKENAVVAAREAGAVQGAAFPRLRGEIVIRHLTFTYPQAEEPALRDVSLTIPAGARVGIVGRTGSGKTTLVNLLARLYDVPEGTIWIDGREIHTIPLAVLRRNIAVVPQDHFLFSDTIRGNVVYGVDAWTEDAVQAAVQAAQLQRDLAAFPEGLETVVGERGVALSGGQKQRVAIARALLKDAPILILDDALSAVDAETETALLESLRPLMHGRTTIIVAHRLSAVRDCDKIVVLDEGRVVEEGTHEELLARGGLYRQLYETQQLEAQVDAESADVPDEVSVGQKEVSR; encoded by the coding sequence ATGCGCGAGTTGTGGGAATTGCGCGAGATTGTGTGGCGCAATCGGTGGCGGTACGCCGCCGGTTTGCTTTCCGTGCTGCTCGTTGACCTGTTGCAGCTGGCGATTCCCAAGGTGTTGGAACGCGTGACCGACGCGCTGAAGAGCGGGCAGGCGGGACCCAGGTTTTTGCTTTGGCACATCGGGCTGCTGCTGGTGCTGGCAACCGGGATCTTCGTGTTTCGGTACTTCTGGCGCTGGTTCGTCTTTGGTGTGGCCCGTACCATCGAATACGAGCTGCGCAACCGCCTGATGGCCCATTATCTGCATCTGGATGCCGCGTGGCACCAGCAGCGCAAGGTGGGCGACTTGATGGCCCACGCCACCAACGACATCCCCCTCGTCCGCTTTGCCTTCGGCGGCGGGATGGTGATGGCGGTAGACGCCGCCATTTTGATTTCCCTCACCGTCTTCATGATGGCCTTTACCATCGATGCGAAACTGACCGCCGTGGCGCTATTGCCCATGCCCCTTTTGGCCGCCGTGGCCTTGTTCTTTGGCCGCGCCGTTCACCGCCGCACGCGTGAGGCGCAGGAGGCCTTCTCCCATCTGACCGACGAGGTGCAGGAGGCCCTTTCCGGGCTGCGCGTGCTGAAGGCGTTTGCCCTGGAAGCGCAGATGCAGCGGCGTTTTGCCGCCGTGGCCGAGTCGGCTCGGAACCGTAACCTGGCTGTCGCACGGGTGCAGGCGCTGTTTCAGCCGCTCGTGCAGCTCCTCTTTGGGCTGAGCCTGCTCCTCACCCTGGCCTACGGCGGTGCGCTGGTGATCCGCGGGGTCATCACGTTGGGCGAATTTGTCGCCTTTACCGCCTACTTGGGCTTGCTCACGTGGCCGATGTTGGCCATCGGGTGGATGATCAACGTCTTCCAACGCGGGGCGGCAGCCATGGCCCGCCTCAACGCCATCTTCGCCGAGCGGCCGACGGTGCGGGACGATGCGCGGGCGGTGACGAAGGCGGCCGAAGGAGGGAAAACGGATCCGGGCAAGGAGAACGCCGTTGTTGCGGCTCGCGAAGCCGGCGCCGTCCAGGGGGCAGCCTTCCCCCGCCTGCGCGGCGAGATCGTCATCCGCCACCTGACCTTTACCTACCCTCAGGCCGAGGAACCGGCCTTGCGCGATGTGAGCCTGACCATTCCTGCTGGCGCCCGTGTGGGCATTGTTGGGCGCACCGGAAGCGGCAAGACGACGCTGGTCAACCTGTTGGCCCGCCTCTATGACGTGCCGGAGGGGACCATCTGGATCGACGGGCGCGAGATTCACACCATTCCCCTGGCCGTGTTGCGCCGCAACATCGCCGTGGTGCCGCAGGATCATTTTCTTTTTTCCGACACCATCCGTGGCAACGTCGTGTACGGCGTGGACGCGTGGACGGAGGATGCGGTGCAGGCGGCGGTGCAGGCGGCCCAGCTCCAGCGCGATTTGGCCGCGTTCCCTGAGGGGCTGGAGACGGTGGTCGGGGAGCGCGGGGTTGCCCTGTCCGGCGGCCAGAAGCAGCGCGTCGCCATCGCCCGCGCGCTGCTCAAGGACGCCCCGATCCTGATCCTCGACGATGCCCTGTCGGCCGTGGACGCCGAGACGGAGACGGCGCTGCTCGAATCCTTGCGCCCGCTGATGCATGGCCGTACCACGATCATTGTCGCTCACCGGCTGTCGGCGGTGCGCGATTGCGACAAGATTGTGGTCCTCGATGAGGGCCGCGTGGTGGAAGAAGGCACGCATGAGGAGCTCCTCGCCCGCGGCGGGCTGTATCGGCAGCTTTATGAAACGCAGCAGCTGGAAGCCCAAGTGGATGCGGAATCCGCCGATGTTCCGGACGAAGTGTCGGTGGGGCAGAAGGAGGTGTCCCGATGA